From one Streptomyces sp. Q6 genomic stretch:
- a CDS encoding TetR/AcrR family transcriptional regulator, giving the protein MPQPGAQLRRPSGLSGPPRDPARDARILHAATELLAEGGYPAMTMDKAAARAGVGKATVYRRWPSRAELAAEALSHAGLADDVTPVILGNGHLRDELLATLASAIGSQDTSRVDLVSALLDTARQEPELCSLIRVRYVESLHQALAGVLAQAVQRGDLPSRPNHPQDGHAIAVSAAIALLVHWGTIHDRPISDEDIAQIVDGVLMPLLR; this is encoded by the coding sequence ATGCCACAACCCGGTGCACAGCTGCGGCGGCCTTCCGGCCTCTCCGGACCGCCCCGCGATCCCGCCCGGGACGCCCGAATCCTGCACGCCGCAACGGAGCTGCTCGCCGAAGGCGGCTACCCGGCCATGACCATGGACAAGGCCGCGGCACGGGCCGGGGTGGGCAAGGCGACCGTGTACCGCCGCTGGCCCTCGCGCGCCGAACTCGCCGCGGAAGCCCTCAGCCACGCCGGACTCGCCGACGACGTCACGCCGGTCATCCTCGGCAACGGGCACCTGCGCGACGAACTCCTCGCCACGCTGGCCAGCGCCATCGGCAGCCAGGACACCTCCCGGGTCGACCTGGTCTCGGCCCTGCTGGACACCGCTCGCCAGGAGCCGGAGCTGTGCAGCCTCATCCGCGTGCGCTACGTCGAGTCCCTGCACCAGGCACTCGCCGGCGTGCTGGCCCAAGCGGTCCAGCGCGGCGACCTGCCCTCCCGACCCAACCACCCCCAGGACGGACACGCGATCGCGGTCTCCGCCGCCATCGCCCTCCTCGTCCACTGGGGAACCATCCACGACCGTCCGATCAGCGACGAGGACATCGCACAGATCGTCGACGGCGTCCTCATGCCCCTGCTCCGATAG
- a CDS encoding NADP-dependent oxidoreductase, producing the protein MKAVGFTEFGGREVMRVLELPEPHAGPGQVRIKVAAAAVHPADVNIRTGLSAKYSPEMNPPSDVYVVGWEIAGTIDEVGEGTRPELALSAEVIAVTEPKLALGGQAQYVVVPAESVVRAPKGVDLTAASTLLMAALTAQMGLDALALAPGATVAVTGAAGGIGGYAVQLAKAAGLTVIADAADRDRDLVTSLGADHVLPRGDDFPDAVRRLRPDGADGVIDGGSMGNAVAPAVRDGGAIATVKGFTGATARGVRWFPVFVYDRIRDTAALTRLRDQAESGALTLRVAGTYPLEQVAEAHRLIEEGGVRGRPVLVF; encoded by the coding sequence GTGAAGGCCGTAGGTTTCACCGAGTTCGGCGGCCGCGAGGTCATGCGGGTGCTGGAGCTGCCCGAACCGCACGCCGGACCGGGGCAGGTACGGATCAAGGTGGCCGCCGCCGCTGTACACCCGGCCGACGTCAACATCCGCACCGGGCTCTCCGCCAAGTACAGCCCGGAGATGAACCCGCCCTCGGACGTGTACGTCGTGGGCTGGGAGATCGCCGGGACGATCGACGAGGTCGGAGAGGGAACACGACCGGAGCTGGCCCTGAGCGCCGAGGTAATAGCGGTCACGGAGCCGAAGCTGGCTCTGGGCGGGCAGGCGCAGTACGTGGTCGTACCGGCGGAATCGGTGGTCCGCGCGCCGAAGGGCGTCGACCTGACGGCTGCCTCGACCCTGCTGATGGCCGCACTCACCGCGCAGATGGGTCTGGACGCGCTGGCCCTGGCCCCGGGAGCGACGGTGGCGGTGACCGGCGCCGCCGGCGGGATCGGCGGCTACGCCGTGCAGCTGGCCAAAGCGGCCGGGCTGACGGTTATCGCCGACGCAGCGGACAGGGACCGTGACCTCGTCACGAGCCTGGGCGCCGATCATGTACTCCCTCGCGGGGACGACTTCCCCGACGCGGTCCGCCGGCTGCGCCCCGACGGTGCGGACGGAGTCATCGACGGCGGGTCGATGGGCAACGCGGTAGCCCCAGCGGTACGCGACGGCGGCGCCATCGCGACCGTCAAGGGATTCACCGGCGCCACCGCCCGGGGCGTGCGCTGGTTCCCCGTCTTCGTCTACGACCGCATCCGCGACACAGCCGCTCTGACGCGGCTGCGCGACCAGGCCGAATCCGGTGCCCTCACGCTCCGCGTCGCGGGGACCTACCCGCTTGAACAGGTCGCTGAAGCGCACCGGCTCATCGAGGAAGGCGGAGTGCGGGGCCGGCCCGTGCTCGTGTTCTAA
- a CDS encoding AraC family transcriptional regulator, giving the protein MDVVSDAIAAVRTGYPHANRLQVSGRWCVRLAPYEGAGFHVVLTGDCWLRTDTGTALALRPGDAVLLPHGAGHILADAPTDPSRATRFDTAREPPVAPAGPSTVELLCGKYRLDHSRSHPLLAELPDVVHLPHDDPHTPELRSAVNLLAGEAAAPGPGSCAALPSLLDLLLIYMIRAWTTQAPAAARWPAALADPVVTEVLRLLHTDPAHPWTAEHLATRAGVSRATLNRRFTTLVGRPAMSYLTWWRMNRTATLLSTTDAPLQSVAKEVGYSSPYALSHAFLREFGVTPGRYRTSRATPH; this is encoded by the coding sequence ATGGACGTGGTCAGCGACGCGATAGCCGCCGTACGAACGGGCTATCCGCACGCCAACAGGCTCCAGGTCAGCGGGCGTTGGTGCGTACGCCTGGCCCCGTACGAGGGAGCGGGCTTTCACGTGGTGCTCACCGGTGACTGCTGGCTGCGGACCGACACCGGCACCGCCCTCGCCCTGCGCCCCGGCGACGCGGTGCTGCTGCCGCACGGCGCAGGCCACATACTGGCCGACGCCCCAACAGATCCGAGCCGCGCCACACGTTTCGACACGGCCCGGGAGCCTCCTGTGGCACCGGCCGGGCCCAGCACGGTGGAACTCCTGTGCGGCAAGTACCGCCTCGACCACAGCCGCTCCCACCCCCTGCTCGCCGAACTGCCCGACGTCGTCCATCTGCCGCACGACGACCCCCACACCCCTGAACTCCGCTCCGCCGTCAACCTGCTCGCCGGCGAAGCCGCAGCCCCCGGCCCCGGCTCCTGCGCGGCCCTACCCAGCCTCCTCGACCTCCTCCTCATCTACATGATCCGGGCCTGGACCACACAGGCCCCGGCCGCCGCTCGCTGGCCCGCCGCCCTCGCCGACCCCGTCGTCACCGAAGTACTGCGCCTGCTCCACACCGACCCGGCCCACCCCTGGACCGCCGAGCACCTGGCAACCCGCGCAGGCGTCTCACGCGCGACACTCAACCGCCGGTTCACCACCCTGGTCGGCCGCCCCGCGATGTCCTACCTGACATGGTGGCGGATGAACCGCACAGCAACCCTCCTGAGCACAACAGACGCCCCCCTGCAATCAGTGGCCAAGGAAGTCGGCTACAGCTCGCCCTACGCCCTGTCACACGCATTCCTCAGAGAATTCGGAGTAACCCCAGGCCGATACCGGACAAGCCGCGCAACACCCCACTGA